From Hypanus sabinus isolate sHypSab1 chromosome 21, sHypSab1.hap1, whole genome shotgun sequence:
ggagtttctgggagcgatttggaaggcacaggatcgattcattccaaagaagtagtattctaaaggcaggatgatgcaactgtgtctgacaagagaagtcaaagccagcattcAAACCAAAGAGAGGGtctataatacagcaaaaattaaagGGAAGTTAGACGATTAGgatgcttttaaaaatcaacagaaggcaactaaaaaagccacaaagaaggaaaagatggattaCAAAGGTAAacttgccaataatattaaagaggatatcaaaagtctcttcagatacataaagtgtaaaagaggggcaagagcagatatcaaactgctggaaaatgatgctggaggggttgtaatgggggataaggaattggtggatgaactgaataagtattttgcatcagttttcactgtggaaaacacttgcAGTATGCTGGaggttcgagagtgtcagggggcagaagtgagtgaagttgtcattgctggggagaagatgcttgggaaattGAAGGTAGATGTGTCATTTTGACCAGATGGCCAAGGGTTCTGGAAGAGGAGGCTGAAAGGATTGTGTTGGTGTTAGTAATGAACTTAAAGGAATCTAtaaattctggcatggttctggagcactggaaaattgcagaagtcaccccactcttcaagaagggtctcggcctgaaacctcgactgttcactcttttccatagatgcggcctggcctgctgagctcctccggccttttgtgtgtgttgttcacatTGGAATATGAGATCCATTTTGTGGATGTTGGAGTCgactgttaaggatgtggttttaggGCATttgggggcacatgataaaaaaaggccgaagtcagcatggtttccttaaggagaaatcttgcctgaaaaatacATTgaaatcctttgaggaaataacaagcaggatagacaaaggagaattggtggatgtgtacttgtattttcagaaggcctttgacaagatgccacatgaggctgctgaacaaattAAGAGCCCGtgatattataggaaagatactagtatggtagaacattggctgatttgcaggaggcgaagagtaggaataaagggagccttttctggctggctgccagtgacaagtgatgttccgcaggggtctgtgttggaaccacttcCTTTTACATTATACCTCAATGGCTTGGATAACagtattaatggctttgtggccaagtttgcagactgtatgaagataggtggaggggaaggtagtgttgaggaagcagggaggctagagaaggatttagatagattaggagaatgggcaaagaagtggcaggagcACAGTGGAGGTAAGTGTATGGTCAAACATTtctgtagaagaaataaaaatgtgGACAGTTctctaaatggagataaaatcCAGAATGctgaggagcaaagggacttgggagaccttgtgcaggattctctaaaggttaatttgtaggttgagccagtggtgaggaaggcaaatgcagtgttagccttcattttgagaggactagaatataaaagtgaggatgtaatgctgaggctttataaggcactggttagGCCTCACCCTGAGTATTACTatcagctttgggccccttatctaagaaagggtgtgctgacattagagatgGTGCAAAGGAACTTCATGTAACGATTCTAGGATTAaaaggtttgtcatatgaagagtgtttgatgactctgggattatactccctggaattcagaagaatggggtggggggggggtatctcattgaaacccatcaaatgttgaaaggcctcgatagagtggatgtggaaaggatgataagaatttctttagccagagagtggcaaatctgtggaatttgttcccacaggtggctgtgggagccaagtctttgggtatatttaaggcagaggttgatagattcttgattagtcaggccacaAAGGCATctaggaagaaggcaagagatcaGGTctgagggaaatgaatcagccatgaagtggtggagaagactcattgggccaaaggaCCCCAAGGAATTCtgaatggtcacagggagattctACACATACAGAACCAGAGAACATCTGGGTAGCTCTAGCTGTGAGACAACAGTACTAAGTCCTTTACAATGGTGCACATACTGAGATGTTCCAGTACTGGGAGAGTCTCGAATGCAGGGCATAACTACTGGATTAGGGAGTAAGTCAATTAAAACTGAGCTGCGTAGAAACTTCTTGTTGTAGTTGGTGAACCTTTAGGATTTTGTACACCATGGAGGAcaaaccattgggagcatttaaaagGGCCAGACAGGTTTTTATGAAAGAGAATGAGGGTGTGATGAAGTGGCACAGGAGGAGAGGCCTGGGCCGGAGCAGCAATGATTATATAGCATGATAGGACAGAAACGACCAGCTGAGTGGCACACTCACGTTCCTGTTCTCTTGTGTTTACACCATTGTCTAATACCCAATGATGGGAAGAGGAAAATGCAGTAACCCTCTGATAACCCAGCACACGTGGGGTGCTGATGGTGTTGGACGACTGGATGTTAatcttagatgtttcaaaatagTATTGTAAAATCTCCAGTGAAACAAGTAAGTTCAAAGGGAGACACAAGCTCTGGAACCAAaagcaaattgctggagaaactcaaatgGGTCAGGCAACATTGTGGAGGCAAAGCATTGCTCAATGTTCCGGGTCAAAACCCTACATCAGGGCCGAGTGTGTAGGGGGAAAATAACAAGAGTGTGGAGGTGAGAAGGAGGGGCAAGACAGGAGCTGGCTAGAAGGGGATAGGTGGGGTAGGAGATAGGGAAAGTGAACCAGAGCAGAATAAGCCCAGACAGGTGAGAGGCAGATAGAATTAGGTGGGGGTGGGTAATGGAACCAGATAATAAGGGGGGGGGTAAGAATTGGAGAAGATGAACATAGAGTGAGACAATAGGTGGAGCAATGGGAGTGAGAAAGGAACGCAGGATGAATGGGCGACCttaaacttttaaaaaatcaatGCTCATACCTTTGGGCTGTAGGTTATCCGAGCAGTAGATAGGGTGTTCCTCTGCTAGTTTGCCTTGGGCCTGACTGTGGCAGTGGATAAAGCCAAGGACAGGCAACTTGGCCTGGGACTGGGAATGGGAAGGGAGCTTAAATGACGTGCAGCCTGAAGTCTGAAATGGCAATTGCAGACAGAAGCTCTGCAAAATGATCACCTAGTCTGTGCTTGGCTTCATCAGTGTGTAGACACTGACACTTTTGAATTGCACTGGACTAGCTTGGAGGAGGGTtgggacagtgggggggggggggccctggtgaggggggtgggatGGTTGGGATGGGGGACCCtggtgaggtgggagggatgattggaacggggggggggggggcctggtgaggggggtgggatGGGGGACCCTGGTGAGGTGGGAGGGACGGTTGGGACAGGGGGGGCCCTGGTGAGGGGGTGGGACGGTTGGGATGGGGATcttggtgggagggagggacggTTGGGGCcctggtgaggggggagggacagTTGGGATGGGGGGccatggtgggggggagggactGTTGGGACGGAGGACcctagtgggggggggagggttagatCAAGGACTCCTGGTCAGTAGGGACAGTTGGGACGGGGGGGccctggtgaggggggtgggatGGGGGACCCTGGTGAGGTGGGAGGGACGGTTGGGACAGGGGGGGCCCTGGTGAAGGGGGAAGGACGgttgggacggggggggggggccctGGTGAGGGAGGTAGGATGGTTGGGATGGGGGGTCCCTGGTGAGGGGGGAAGGACGGTTGGGACGGAGAGGGGCCCTGATGAGTGGGGAGGGACGGTTGGGATGGAGGAccctggtgaggggggtgggatGGTTGGGATGGGGGACCCtggtgaggtgggagggatgattggaacggggggggggggcctggtgaggggggtgggatGGGGGACCCTGGTGAGGTGGGAGGGACGGTTGGGACAGGGGGGGCCCTGGTGAGGGGGTGGGACGGTTGGGATGGGGATcttggtgggagggagggacggTTGGGGCcctggtgaggggggagggacagTTGGGATGGGGGGccatggtgggggggagggactGTTGGGACGGAGGACcctagtgggggggggagggttagatCAAGGACTCCTGGTCAGTAGGGACAGTTGGGACGGGGGGGccctggtgaggggggtgggatGGGGGACCCTGGTGAGGTGGGAGGGACGGTTGGGACAGGGGGGGCCCTGGTGAAGGGGGAAGGACGgttgggacggggggggggggccctGGTGAGGGAGGTAGGATGGTTGGGATGGGGGGTCCCTGGTGAGGGGGGAAGGACGGTTGGGACGGAGAGGGGCCCTGATGAGTGGGGAGGGACGGTTGGGATGGAGGAccctggtggggggggagggacggttgggatggggggggggcctGGTGAGGTGGGAAGGACGGTTGGGACGGGAGGCCCTGGTGAGGAGGGTGGGACGGTTGGGACTGGGGGGGccctggtgaggggggtgggaCGGTTGGGACTGGGGGGGccctggtgaggggggtgggaCGGTTGGGATGGGGATcttggtgggagggagggacggTTGGGGCcctggtgaggggggagggacagTTGGGATGGGGGGccatggtgggggggagggactGTTGGGACGGAGGAccctagttggggggggggagggttagatCAAGGACTCCTGGTCAGTAGGGACAGTTGGGACGGGGGGGCCCTGGTGAAGGGGGTGGGACGGTTGGGATGGGGATcttggtgggagggagggacggttgtggccctggtgaggggggagggacagTTGGGATGGGGGGccatggtggggggggagggactgTTGGGACGGAGGACCCtattggtgggggggagggttagATCAAGGACTCCTGGTCAGTAGGGACAgttgggacgggggggggggtcctggtgaggggggagggacgGGGGAGCCCtggtgaggggggagggttagATCAAGGATTCCTGGTCAGTAGGGACGGTTGGGACAGGGACcctggtgaggggggagggacgGTTGAGACGGAGGACCCTGGTGATGGGGGGAGGGACGGTTGGGACGGAGGACCCTAGTGAGGGGGGGGAGGGACTGTTGGGACGGGCGACCCtggtgaggggggagggttagATCAAGGACTCCTCGTCAGTAGGGACGGTTGGGACAGGGACcctggtgaggggggagggactGTTGGGACGGAGGACCCTAGTGAGGGGGGGAGGGACTGTTGGGACGGGCGACCCTGGTGAGGAGAGAGGGTTAGATCAAGGACTCCTCGTCAGTAGGGACGGTTGGGACAGGGACCCTGGTGAGGGGGGTAGGACGGTTGGGATGGGGGACcctggtgaggggggagggacgGTTGGGATGGGGGACCCTGATGAGGGGGGAGGGACGGTTGGGACAGAGGACGCTGATGTGGGGGGAGGGATGGTTGGGACGGGGGACCCtggtgaggggggagggttagATCAAGGACTCCTGGTCAGTAGGGACAGTTGAGACGGAGGACCCtagtgaggggggagggagtgTTGGGACGGGGATCTtggtgaggggggagggttagATCAAGGACTCCTGGTCAGTAGGGACGGGGGTCCCtggtgaggggggagggttagATCAAGGACTCCTGGTCAGTAGGGACTGTTGGGACAGGGACCCTGGTGAGGGGGGGGAGGGACGGTTGGGACAGGGaccctggtgaggggggggggaagggaagatgGAACGGGGACCCCTAATGAGTGGGAAGCGAAAATGGGAACAGGAATCTAAGTGAGTATTGGAGGGTGGGAATCATCACCTTACTGTATGACCCAAATGCAGAAACATTGGGATTTCTGAATTTGGACAACAGAATATCATTTGTCGTTGTGCTGCGGTTGCCAACACACAGTATTGCATTTCCATTTGAGTCCATTTACTGCAGGgggttattttaattatttagttTTCATTCTCTCTGCCTAGTGACTTCCAACAATCTCTGCAGCTTAGAAGcaaacactgtctgggtgatgtaTGGTATCTCCAAAGGCTGTGAAGCGGAACCTCAGCATTCCCTGAATGGACAAGGTAAAATGGACAGGACATCTCTCCACTCCACACCCGCAATACACCTCGGGGCATTTGACCACTTCACCACAAGAACATTTGCTGATGTAAAATGGATCATATTTAAATATTAGGTTTTCAAAGCAATAGTTCAAGTGCAAATTTCAACATTGCAACAGTTGTGATCTAATAGACAAATCTATCAATGTCACTTGTTTTAATAGAAAATAAGGACTGTGTTATGTTTTCCCACAACAATGGGTTATTCTGGTTGACTTAAACAATAAACCTCTTCATTCTAATCTCTGGCAACCTCTCTCTCTGGCATTATGTAAGCCATTAAACAATAATTAATTTGTACAAGTTTTAAATAAAACACTGAAATAAAAGTTAAAATATTAATAATTGTCTGAAAGTAACATGAGTAATTAAATTAGGTTACTTTCAGACAATTATTGATACTTTCAATTTTACTTTTGTTATACTTAAAACTTGCGCATATTAACTACCCATAACTAGACTAATTAAATTATGAGTTGGAAAGTCCCTGCTACCAGACGCCCAGCATAATTTAAAGAGCaagtggagagaaataaagatggGGGGGTGTAGACACAAAAAACACAGTAACcaggagagttagaaccagaaaGCTCATGGTGCAGCAGCAGAGTTATATGAGAATAACTgggagatcaggcagcatctgtgtgaagAGAATTTGGGTCAGCAATGAAGCAACCTTCAGAGAAAGGTGGGGGTggttgggagggggagagaaggaaGCAAGccaaaaagaaaatgctggaggaattcagcaggtcaggaagcagctacagaaagttggcgtttcaggccaagaccctttatcactAAACCAGAAGAcctacctgaaacattaactgtttattccccctccacagatgctgcctgacctgttgtgttcctccagcattttgtctgtgttgctctagatttccagcatctgcagaatctcatgtctaaGCCAACGAAGAAAGccaattacccccccccccaactgttcTTCATTAATCCATCTCAGCTATGTTACTTTGTCCCCCCATTCCCCAAAGCCCCACCCTCAAAATGTTGTTTCACTTGAACAGATTTGTCTCTCATTCCACTATGTTCATTTCAGGTTTTTACTCCGATAACTTATTGCTCACTCTTACCTCTCCGTTTGAAAAACAAATCCCTTGTCTCAGAATGGACATAGGTAGAGAAGACTTGCCTTTTACACGGTTAGAATGCCTCAGCATTTCACAGGTTAGAAGTGTATCCCTGTTGTTTTCTAGGCCAAGCGGCAGCCAATTTACACACAGCAGGATCCCGGATTTAGCAATAAAATAGATTAGTTGCTCCTGCCTGTGTTTGCTGCTGCCAAGGTCACATTGAAACCTCTGCATACAAGACCAACTTTTGCTAAATCTTACCACATCAGGGGTAAGTGGAAAACTGTAACCTGTGCACAGTAAGGTTTGAATGCCATTTAGAAAATCTACTTTCTTTAAATCTGAAGCAAAGACCGTCACATTGCTCATTGACTTAACTTTGGTTTACGTTCAGTTTTATTTAGCCGGAGCTTGCTATGATTTTAATCGCCAACATTACTCTCTCACTAATATGTATAGAAATGGAAAAGCACGTTCTGCCATTAGCAAGTTCTGAGTGGTCAGACACTTTAGTACAgtattgtttttttatttaatTGTTAACACTAAATTTACAATTCTGCATAAAATGATTTAAGCAGAAAGACAAAGGTCGAGCAATATAATTAGTTCAGCCTTTTGATAGATTATGCAAATCAGAAAATGAATGGTAATATTAATTTATTGGACACCATACAGCCACATTTGTAATACCAGACTATATACTTTTGACTGATAACCTTGAATTTATCTTCACACAGAATATGCTGGATCACAATAAAGTGTTCCTAATCCACCTTTACTGGGAACTCTGTGAATAATACTCAATACAGATAATATCACTCAAACCTTAGATCCAACTGCACTAAATGGCAGATCTTTTTTCGTATGATAATACAGTATAATAACAATGTATTAACTTGTAAAATCTGCTGGTTCATTAATGAATTCCAACAATTCAAGATTAAAGTTTCTGCCAAATCCAAACTGCTGCCACACCAGTCTACACGAAGCAAAAGGAGAGTGATGTTGGCACATGCAATAAAATGAGACCAATGTAGGTGGttggttgatggtcagtgtggactcCGGGGGCTGGAAGACCTGCTTCCGAGTCGCATGAATCGGTAACAGAACAGCGTggctcaggaacaggccctcaGTGCCTGTGCCAAACACAAAACAAAATTAAGCtgtcttctgcctgcacatgatctatATCCCTGCACGTTGACATGTtcctctaaaagcctcttaaacatcacccttgtatctgcttccagcacCATCCCCAACAGCCCAATCCAGGAGCGAGTAACGCTGATATTTCAACACCATGACGCACTTCACCAATAAGATGCCCCACATTGAGGTCTCATGGATAAAGCAGGAACTATTCCATGACACCTTGGTCCTTTGGGAGCGCCACTGTGATCCCACGGATCCCCCGATGCCGTCACTGGAGAGCAGTCTGTGCACTTACAAGGCACTTCTCTTCATTTCAAGCCAAGGCATACTCAAAGGTCCCCTTCTCTAACCCGTCCATCCCATCTGCCCAAGTTGAGGATGGCATGCTGCTGTAAGGGTCGAGAAGGATCCGGAAACACCGCACAATGAGGAGGCCCAGGAAAATGAATAAGATGCCCACGAAAGCGAAGGCGGTTTTCTGCTCCAGTGTCAGTGGGTAGGTGTGCATGCTGCCACCTGTGCTGATGCCCAGGGAGCTGTTATAGTGATTGTTGATCATTGTCACAGGGATGTAGCTTCGTAACAGTGGGTGTCATCGGAGTTAAATCTACCGGAAGTAAAAACATCATAATTAGCACGAGGAAGGCAAAGGAAACCCACCTGTTGATGCGGGAACTCTGCAAGGGTAACACAGCACTCAaaggggcaggcagcatctatgggtgggtgggtggggcggGGGATAGTATAGGGTGAACTCTGCCAGTTGTTGAACACAAAAACTCCAACTCTGCCTCCCTTCACCCTTCCAGCTGCAGAGTACTTAGTCCCatcatcagccccttccccacccctataACAGCCCCCACGTCATTAGAGATACTCCCAGCCTGCTACACGCTGATGGTGGATGGTGCCTCAGGGCATGGACCCCACTCATGCCGAGGACAGTCATCCTCACAGACGTTAAACATGTTGCACTCACCCCCCTTGGGGTCAAGGTTAAAACCACTAGTCAACTTGGTTACAAGAGAGTTAAACAGATGGTTACCAGgtctgaacagagatgagggagagTGGATCAGATGGAGAAGGGGAATATATGACAAAGGAAGACAATGGACATGGATGGAGAGGATAGGGCCTGCAGGAGGAGAGGATGGAACAAGATGGGGAAATTCTACATG
This genomic window contains:
- the LOC132378822 gene encoding cortexin-2-like — protein: MINNHYNSSLGISTGGSMHTYPLTLEQKTAFAFVGILFIFLGLLIVRCFRILLDPYSSMPSSTWADGMDGLEKGTFEYALA